TTCACAGGTTGCCCGGCCAGTACAGCTACATATTCGGCACTGTTCCAGCTGGCACCAACATTCACGGTTTCTTTCAAAAACACCCACTCACCTTCTACAGGCAAATCAGTTCCTCCAAACACATCCAAATCGCCAAAGGAAAAATAGTCGCCCGGTGTTTTTCTGTAATAAGAAGAATCGACCACCGAGCCGGTGAGATACACATCCCGAAATACATCATACGCTTTGCCGGTTAATGCTTGCGTAAGCGTAGTGCCCGTAGCTATGCTGCGTACCGTATCTGCAGGACCAGCAGCAGGGTCGTTGGATATGTAATTCCACCAGCTGTTGGCCGTGGTTGGAAAATAATCAGTGCCTGTGGCGGTTACCACCTGATAAACATCGAGGGTAAATGAACACATGCTGTTTTTGAAACGCACATTGTAATTGAAAGTACCGGGATTGAGCGGTGCACCAAATGCCTGCAGCTTCAATTGTGCCACACCTGTAGAGGATACACTGCCGGTATCAGCAAAAAACAAACCGTTTATAGTATCTGTCTGAATGATGTAATCACCAGCCTTTGAAAAGTTGACATCTACCAAAATATAATGGCTCGTATCGCTGTCGATGCGCTGGCCATACACACCCTGCAATTCAATATTGGCGCAGGCACCAGGTGCACCGTCCAAAATGCCCTCCGCATTGTTGCCTGGTGGTTTGGCACCTGTTTCGGTGCTAAGCTCTTTGCTGCAGCCCAGCCATAGCGTGGCCAGCATCAGGAGTGTGAGTATTGGTAATAATCGTTTCATACGTGTTTGGTTTTCGCTATCACGACACCAGTGCTTCGTCGGACGTTGCAGAGTTTGTTTCTACTGTGATGTTGTTTGCGGCTTTTTCTTCTTTTTTGAAAAAACGATTTTGAAACAACAATATTATAATGAGCCCGATGGAAATACTGGCATCAGCAATATTGAACACCGGACTAAAAAATTCAAAAGGTTCGCCACCCCATACGGGCACCCATGCCGGGAAAGTAGACTTGATAATGGGGAAGTACAACATGTCTACTACTTTGCCATGCAAAAAGCCGGCATAGCCACCACCTTCGGGCATGAAAGCAGCCAGCTTACCGGTGCCGTACTCACTGGCTTCAAAAACCATTCCGTAAAACATGGAGTCAATCAGGTTGCCAATGGCGCCTGCAATAATCAACCCTACGCAAATGATAAAGCCGGGATGTTCTTTCTTTTTAATGAGCTTGCCCACATAGTACAAGCCAAACACCACCGCTACCATTCTAAACAATGTGAGGGCCATTTTGCCCCAGCTGCCGCTACTGCCCAATTTCCAGCCCCATGCCATGCCTTCGTTTTCTACAAAGTGGAGCTTAAACCAGTTGCCAATCATGTTGTGCTCTTCGCCCAGGTAATAATTGGTTTTAATGTAAAACTTCAACCACTGATCTAAAAACAAAACCAGCAGTATCAGGGCAATGATGTGTCGCTTTTTCACAGAAAGAATTTGAAAATGTTGGCGGCAAAGATAACCGGATTAGCCCCTGCAAAATAGGTGCTGTGGGTATTAAGAAAAACCTAAGGCCTTCGCTACTCGGCTTCTACATACACCCGCTTTACCCGCTGGCTGATACCGGTCATTATCTCGTAAGTAATGGTGTGGCACCAGCTGGCCACTTGCTGTATGCTGATGTGGTCGCCAAACACTTCTACCCCATCGCCGGGCTGCACGGCAGGCAAATCGGTTACATCCAGCATGGTCATATCCATGCACACATTACCCACCACAGGTGCGGTTTGGCCATGCAACCACATGTGGCCAATGCCATTACCCAACTGCCGCGGGTAGCCATCGGCATAGCCAATGCGAACGGTGGCAATTACAGAAGGCCGCTGCAACACTGCCTTGCGGCCATAGCCTACAGTTTCGCCAGCTTGCTACTTTTTTTACCTGTGCTACGGTGGTGTAAAGTTTCATCACCGGTTGCAGTCCAGTATTGCCGCCATACAACCCTACACCCAACCGTACCATATCAAAATGTGCCGATGGATGCCGCAAGATGGCTGCAGTATTGGCACAATGCTTTAAAAAGGAATAACCCAAACCATCAGACAATAACGAGCATGCATTGCTGAACAAGCCAATTTGCTCTTGTGTAAATGCATCGGCAGCCGCATCTTCACTGGCTACCAAATGCGTAAATACCGAACGCACCTGCAATACCTGCTGTTGCTGCAGCTGTTGCAACAACGTCGGTACTTCTTCAACAGCAAAGCCCAGTCGGTGCATGCCTGTATCTATTTTAATATGAATGGGCCAGCTCTGTACACCGCGTTGTTTGCACCATTCCAGCAATGCCTGTAGCAATTCAAATGAATACACTTCGGGTTCAAGATTGTATTGCTCCATTACATCGAAAGATGGCTGGTCGGTATTCAATACCATGATGGGTAAATGAATACCCGCCTGCCGCAACGCCACCCCTTCGTCGGGGTAGGCCACAGCCAGATAATCAACACCACTAAACTGTAAGGCCCTCGCTATTTCAGCATCACCACTGCCATAGCCCGAAGCCTTGACCATGGCCATCATTTTTACGCCGGGGTGTACATGCTTTTTATAAAACTGCAGGTTGTGCTGTACCGCTGGCAAATGAATTTCCAGTACCGTTTGGTGTTGCTGCGCTTCCAGTTGCTGCGCTACTTTTTCCAGAGCAAACTGACGGCCACCTTTGATGAGTATGTCTTCTCTTTCAAAATGTAACTGCGGCAATGCTGCCAGCAATTCGCTTGGTTTGCATAAATGTATGTACGGGAAAAGATAACATTTCCGTTTGCTGCAATACCTGCTGCCACACCGGCCCTACTGTAACGAGGCGATGAATTGCTTTGGTTTGCAACAATTGCAGCAGTTGCTGATAATTTCCAAGATTGCCGCTTCCTACAGATAAGTCGCTCAGCACAATGCTGCGGTGTTCATTTCTGCTTGGCTGAAACAGTAATTCAATGGCTTGTACCAGCGACGTAAAATCGTTGCTATAACTATCGTTGAGCAGGTTGCAATGACGAATGCCTTTCTTCCATTGCATCCGCATATCCAATGGTCGTAGCTGCTCAATGCGTTGTTGAATGATTTCCCAACCATAACCTGCATACAGCATATAGCACACTACATGCATCGCATTCATGATGCTGGCATCGTCGGCAAATGGAAAACGCAATGAATGATAGGCTGCCTCGTATTGAAAATCCACCATTGCAAATGATGTCTCTTTTTTTATTTCCAATAACTGCAACCATACTCCATCATGATAACCCCAGTTGAGCAATTGCCCTTTGAATTTTTTTGCCACTGATGCCACAGCCGCATCATCTGTATTACAAATGATGGCCGTGCAACTTTGAAAGAGTCGCCATTTTTCCTGCAACTTTTCCTCCACACTGGCAAAGCCTTCTGCATGTGCATCGCCCAGCATGGTGAAGATGCCAATAGTGGGTTGAATGATCGATTGCAAAGCCTGCATCTCGCCCCGTTGCGAAATGCCTGCTTCAATAATGGCCAACTGTGTATCGGGCTGCATCAACCATACACTCAGCGGTACACCTATTTGCGAATTGTAGCTCTTGGGGCTACGGGCTATTTGTACATCGTGATGCAACACTTCGTACAACCACTCTTTCACAATGGTTTTGCCATTGCTGCCTGTGATGCCCACTACAGAACAATGAAACTGTCTGCGATGTGCGGCAGCCAATTGCTGCAAGGCTTTCAAGGTATCGGGCACCTGCAGGTACACCGCATCCTCCATCATGTTTTCTGGTACATGCTGGCAAAGAAAAACACGCACCCCTTGCTGATAGGCATCATGCATAAATGCATGCCCGCTGCGCTGTGCAGTATCAATAGCAACGAAAAGCGTTGCTGCAGGAAAAGCCATACGCCTCGAATCGACTGACAGGTATTGAACAGACATAACACTGCTACCCTGCTGCTGAATGTGCAGCATATTGGCAAGTTGCAGCGATGAGTACATAGAATGCATGCAGCGCAATGTTTATGGCAATACTGAATCGTCTACGGCATCAAGCGGCATATTTTTCTTCTTCATAAACAAAGAATAGAAAATAGAACCCGCAATACAGAGTGCAATTACACCAAGTGAAATGCCTACTTGTACCGGCTTGCTCACCCACATGTTTATCCAGTGTTCACCCAGCATTTTTACACCAATAAATACGAGCACAATGGCAATGCCTTGTTGCAGGTAATCAAACTTATTAACCGCACCACGCAGCAAGAAGAACAATGAACGCAAACCCAATACAGCAAAAATATTGCTGGTGTAAATAATCAAGGGATCACGGGAAATGCCCATCACAGCAGGAATAGAATCCAGCGCAAATACAAGGTCAATAGCCGCCAGCAATACCACCACTACAAACAAGGTAGTATACACTGGTTTTCCATTTTCCCGAATCATGAATTTGCCATCTCCATCGGTAGCCGTGAGTGGTATAAACTTTTTCAGCAGTTTGTAGATCTTGGATTCATGCGGATCGAAAGCCTCGTCTTCATTGGAGGTAAACATTTTGTAGCCGGTGTACACAAGGAACACGCCGAAAATGTACAATACCCAATGAAACTTAGCCACCAATGCCACACCCACCGTAATGAACAATATGCGGAATACAATGGCCATCAAAATACCAATGAGCAACACCCTCGAATAGTTTTTGGGCTGCACATTAAAGGAGTTGAAAATGAGAATGAACACAAAAATGTTATCGATGCTCAGGCTCCATTCCATAAGGTAGGCACTCAAAAATTCGAAAGCCAGTTGGTACTTACCTACTGCTACATCGGCAGTGGTATTTTCTGTTGCCAGTTGTGGGCCTTCAAACAACAGAAATACAAAAAACGCCAATGCCAGCCCTACCCAAAAAAAGGTTTGGTACAAGGCCGATTTAATGCTGATGATTTTGTTTTTCTTACTCAACAAACCCAGATCCATTACCAATGCAACGGACAATACGATGCCGAAAACGAGGTAAACAATTTGATGTGCACTCATGCCTTATGGTATAATTGAAAATTGAAATGTTTTAGCGGGTGTATCGTTTGCGGCGCAGCCATTGCATAATGCCGGCGGCCATCAACAGCAACAGCAATGGCAAGCCAATGTTCAGCATCCGCCATTGGTTGCCAGAGGCTTCCAGCTTTTTAGGATCGAGCAGGCGGAGCGTAAAGTCTTTGCTGCGGGTGGCCATGATGCCAGTCTCGTCCGTCATGTAATCAATGGCATTGAGCAAAAAGTTTTTATTGGCAAACTGGTATTGTGTGTAGGGGTTGGTACCCATGGCCAGCGGGCCTTCACGGCTGAAACCATTAAGCACCCAGTCGCCATCGCCGGTTATCAACACCTGACCGGGCTTGCTGGCATTGGCCAAAAATGGCGTACCCATTGCAGCCAAAGAATCTGCCACAGTTCTCGGCAAGCGGTTCGCAAACAAACTATTGAATTTGCCTTGCAACAAAACCGCCAGCGGCACATTGCTTTGCTTAAATGCAGCTGCGTTATCCAGCCTCTTTAGTATCTCTACTGTTACAATCAGCGGTGCATTTTCGGTACGGGTAGTGTTGCTACTGGTGAGCAAAATACTTTTCTCAATGCCTTCCGCTTTTACCGTATCAATGCTGTTGGGAAACTGCATGATCACTGCATCCAGATTTTTAGCAATGGGGTGATTGCTCTGGCTGTAGAGCAATGGAAAATACGGCCATGGCAATAATTCAATCTGCGGTTGATCACCCACCATACCCACGGCTTGTGGCAACACATCGCTCTGCTTATCCTGCACCAGATTTTGATTGATGCGGGCTCCGTATTTGAACATCAAATCATCAATGCGCAAATCACGGCCATAGGCTGTAAAATCTTTACCGCTGCGCACCAGGCTGTCCATGTCAGCATGCAGGGCATCCATCAGCAACAACAGTTTGCCACCCCGCATCAGGTACTGGTCAATTTTTAATTTGTCTTCATCGCTAAATGGCGTAGTCGGTTTTACAATCATCAATGCTTTGATGCTATCGCTGATGTAAGGTTGCTTGCTGCAGGTTCAGCAAGAAGAAGCGATACTTCGATTGCAGTGTTTGGCTGAGGTCGTAGGTTTCGGGCCCCATGGGCTCGCCATTGCCCACCGCATAGGCCACGGTAGGCACATAGCTACTTTGCAGACTGTTGATAGCCGAGGCAAAAAGGTATTCCATTTGCGCCTCAGCATTGTTGATGGTTTCAAATTGCAAGCCGGCCGCATTGGGATTGAGAAAGCCTTTGTTGCCTTGACCTTCCAATAAATTCACGGTGGTAAAATCATCGCCACTACGCACCAGTGCTACAGGATAATTGAACACTGCACTGGAACCTGTTTTGGTCACTTCATTTTGCTTAACAGCGCTGCTTTTAAGCCACGTAATTTTAAATGTGTCATCCAACGGAAAACGAACGGAGTCGTTCATGAAATCATCTGGCGACACAAACCGGTACGTTAGATTGCCATTGCTGATGCTGCGGCAGTCGGCCAGAAAACGATCGGTGGCTTGTGCCAGTTTGCGAAAGCCCGATGGCAAATCATCGCCACCCAACAGCACGGTT
The Phnomibacter ginsenosidimutans genome window above contains:
- a CDS encoding TerC/Alx family metal homeostasis membrane protein — encoded protein: MSAHQIVYLVFGIVLSVALVMDLGLLSKKNKIISIKSALYQTFFWVGLALAFFVFLLFEGPQLATENTTADVAVGKYQLAFEFLSAYLMEWSLSIDNIFVFILIFNSFNVQPKNYSRVLLIGILMAIVFRILFITVGVALVAKFHWVLYIFGVFLVYTGYKMFTSNEDEAFDPHESKIYKLLKKFIPLTATDGDGKFMIRENGKPVYTTLFVVVVLLAAIDLVFALDSIPAVMGISRDPLIIYTSNIFAVLGLRSLFFLLRGAVNKFDYLQQGIAIVLVFIGVKMLGEHWINMWVSKPVQVGISLGVIALCIAGSIFYSLFMKKKNMPLDAVDDSVLP
- the alr gene encoding alanine racemase, encoding MLAALPQLHFEREDILIKGGRQFALEKVAQQLEAQQHQTVLEIHLPAVQHNLQFYKKHVHPGVKMMAMVKASGYGSGDAEIARALQFSGVDYLAVAYPDEGVALRQAGIHLPIMVLNTDQPSFDVMEQYNLEPEVYSFELLQALLEWCKQRGVQSWPIHIKIDTGMHRLGFAVEEVPTLLQQLQQQQVLQVRSVFTHLVASEDAAADAFTQEQIGLFSNACSLLSDGLGYSFLKHCANTAAILRHPSAHFDMVRLGVGLYGGNTGLQPVMKLYTTVAQVKKVASWRNCRLWPQGSVAAAFCNCHRSHWLCRWLPAAVG
- a CDS encoding alanine racemase, whose protein sequence is MQRPSVIATVRIGYADGYPRQLGNGIGHMWLHGQTAPVVGNVCMDMTMLDVTDLPAVQPGDGVEVFGDHISIQQVASWCHTITYEIMTGISQRVKRVYVEAE
- a CDS encoding GldG family protein, yielding MMKKYIGWLVVVAAVALILLSAQWQYRVDLTAEQRYTVSNASEQLLQQLKAPVEITVLLGGDDLPSGFRKLAQATDRFLADCRSISNGNLTYRFVSPDDFMNDSVRFPLDDTFKITWLKSSAVKQNEVTKTGSSAVFNYPVALVRSGDDFTTVNLLEGQGNKGFLNPNAAGLQFETINNAEAQMEYLFASAINSLQSSYVPTVAYAVGNGEPMGPETYDLSQTLQSKYRFFLLNLQQATLHQR
- a CDS encoding Gldg family protein; the protein is MIVKPTTPFSDEDKLKIDQYLMRGGKLLLLMDALHADMDSLVRSGKDFTAYGRDLRIDDLMFKYGARINQNLVQDKQSDVLPQAVGMVGDQPQIELLPWPYFPLLYSQSNHPIAKNLDAVIMQFPNSIDTVKAEGIEKSILLTSSNTTRTENAPLIVTVEILKRLDNAAAFKQSNVPLAVLLQGKFNSLFANRLPRTVADSLAAMGTPFLANASKPGQVLITGDGDWVLNGFSREGPLAMGTNPYTQYQFANKNFLLNAIDYMTDETGIMATRSKDFTLRLLDPKKLEASGNQWRMLNIGLPLLLLLMAAGIMQWLRRKRYTR
- a CDS encoding lipoprotein signal peptidase; this translates as MKKRHIIALILLVLFLDQWLKFYIKTNYYLGEEHNMIGNWFKLHFVENEGMAWGWKLGSSGSWGKMALTLFRMVAVVFGLYYVGKLIKKKEHPGFIICVGLIIAGAIGNLIDSMFYGMVFEASEYGTGKLAAFMPEGGGYAGFLHGKVVDMLYFPIIKSTFPAWVPVWGGEPFEFFSPVFNIADASISIGLIIILLFQNRFFKKEEKAANNITVETNSATSDEALVS
- a CDS encoding Mur ligase family protein, which codes for MHSMYSSLQLANMLHIQQQGSSVMSVQYLSVDSRRMAFPAATLFVAIDTAQRSGHAFMHDAYQQGVRVFLCQHVPENMMEDAVYLQVPDTLKALQQLAAAHRRQFHCSVVGITGSNGKTIVKEWLYEVLHHDVQIARSPKSYNSQIGVPLSVWLMQPDTQLAIIEAGISQRGEMQALQSIIQPTIGIFTMLGDAHAEGFASVEEKLQEKWRLFQSCTAIICNTDDAAVASVAKKFKGQLLNWGYHDGVWLQLLEIKKETSFAMVDFQYEAAYHSLRFPFADDASIMNAMHVVCYMLYAGYGWEIIQQRIEQLRPLDMRMQWKKGIRHCNLLNDSYSNDFTSLVQAIELLFQPSRNEHRSIVLSDLSVGSGNLGNYQQLLQLLQTKAIHRLVTVGPVWQQVLQQTEMLSFPVHTFMQTKRIAGSIAAVTF